A window of the Henckelia pumila isolate YLH828 chromosome 3, ASM3356847v2, whole genome shotgun sequence genome harbors these coding sequences:
- the LOC140889994 gene encoding replication protein A 70 kDa DNA-binding subunit B-like, translating into MIHGIMFENIIQIFEDQMKVGKTYIIENPIVQPIQTKYPNVNKRIELRLHRGTIVNEAQPQLICDSLNFDFKEFAYIKANPATDHEHDVIGILIKVRQLIRYTKQDKITFGYRREIILMNSMLQTITINLWDDLALNEGQLLEENRTQNSIVAFCNLKMSIYNGFHKLQSTFTTEMLQNPKCSEAERINLWYRLTMTVQDNDTSAKLTLFEDVASDFIGCSVKEYMELLDKESNETKFPIALDNTIKRQHVFLFKMDQRIYKQKNTLSIVMEAFQKPQPEINTKISETQEVLTSCRNHKRKKKKRESLKIRDKQDDVKESKLLTDETIEIKDDENIAAFTQRRRRMLNQRKDAGVEVISMKKGNY; encoded by the exons ATGATTCATGGTATAATGTTTGAAAACATTATACAAATATTTGAAGATCAGATGAAGGTCGGCAAGACTTATATCATCGAGAACCCAATTGTCCAACCCATACAAACAAAGTATCCGAATGTGAATAAAAGAATTGAATTGCGGTTGCATAGAGGGACAATCGTAAACGAGGCACAACCACAGTTGATATGTGACAGCTTAAACTTTGACTTCAAAGAATTTGCTTATATAAAAGCAAATCCAGCCACTGATCATGAACATG ATGTTATTGGGATTTTGATAAAAGTCCGACAACTCATCCGttatacaaaacaagacaagaTCACTTTTGGTTACAGAAGGGAAATAATTTTGATGAACTCAAT GCTCCAAACTATCACAATAAACTTATGGGATGATCTGGCACTAAATGAAGGACAACTTCTGGAAGAAAATCGTACTCAGAACTCAATCGTGGCCTTCTGTAATCTTAAAATGAGTATATATAATG GATTTCATAAGTTGCAATCAACATTTACAACTGAAATGCTACAGAACCCAAAATGCAGCGAAGCAGAAAGAATAAACTTATG GTATCGTTTAACAATGACGGTGCAAGATAATGACACATCAGCAAAACTTACATTATTTGAAGATGTGGCTTCAGATTTTATTGGATGTTCTGTTAAGGAATACATGGAATTACTTGATAAG GAATCAAATGAAACAAAATTTCCCATTGCTCTTGACAACACAATCAAGAGACAACATGTGTTCCTTTTCAAGATGGATCAAAGAATTTACAAACAGAAAAATACATTGTCTATTGTAATGGAAGCCTTCCAAAAGCCACAGCCAGAAATCAACACAAAAATATCTGAAACCCAAGAGGTGCTAACCAGTTGTCGGAATcacaaaaggaaaaaaaaaaagagagaatcaTTGAAAATTAGAGATAAACAAGATGATGTGAAGGAATCAAAACTACTGACAGATGAAACAATTGAAATTAAAGATGACGAGAACATTGCTGCATTTACTCAAAGAAGAAGACGAATGTTGAATCAAAGGAAGGATGCTGGAGTTGAAGTGATTAGCATGAAAAAGGGAAATTATTGA
- the LOC140892569 gene encoding expansin-B16-like codes for MKGTLLYLVFVCILFASAAAVVDLHWHPATATWYGSPEGDGSDGGACGYGSLVDVKPFRARVGAVSPVLFKGGEGCGACYKVKCLDNSICTRRAVTVIITDECPGGYCSNGRTHFDLSGAAFGRMAVAGGHGLLRNRGEISVVYRRTPCKYPGKNIAFRVNEGSTNFWLSLLVEFEDGDGDVGSMLIRQANSNQWLEMTHVWGANWCIIAGPLQGPFSVKLTTLSTAKTLSARDVIPRNWTPKATYTSRLNFIS; via the exons ATGAAGGGTACTCTACTCTACTTGGTTTTCGTCTGCATTCTGTTTGCCTCCGCCGCGGCGGTGGTCGACCTGCATTGGCATCCCGCGACCGCCACTTGGTACGGCAGCCCTGAAGGCGACGGCAGCGACGGCGGGGCGTGTGGGTACGGCTCTCTCGTGGACGTGAAGCCGTTCAGGGCGAGAGTTGGCGCGGTGAGCCCGGTGCTGTTCAAGGGCGGCGAGGGCTGCGGCGCGTGCTACAAAGTCAAGTGCTTGGACAATTCGATATGCACGAGGAGGGCGGTGACCGTCATCATAACCGACGAGTGCCCCGGCGGTTACTGTTCCAATGGCCGCACGCATTTCGATCTCAGCGGCGCCGCCTTCGGCCGCATGGCGGTCGCCGGAGGCCACGGCCTTCTCCGGAACCGCGGCGAGATCTCTGTCGTCTACCGCAG GACGCCGTGCAAGTATCCCGGGAAGAACATCGCATTTCGGGTGAACGAAGGATCGACGAATTTTTGGCTCTCGCTTTTAGTCGAATTTGAGGACGGAGATGGTGATGTTGGGTCGATGCTAATAAGACAG GCAAATTCAAACCAATGGTTAGAGATGACACATGTATGGGGTGCAAATTGGTGCATTATCGCCGGACCTCTTCAAGGACCATTCTCCGTGAAGTTAACAACGCTTTCGACCGCGAAAACACTCTCGGCTAGGGACGTGATTCCCAGAAATTGGACTCCTAAAGCCACTTACACGTCTCGCCTCAACTTCATATCCTGA